Proteins from one Anastrepha obliqua isolate idAnaObli1 chromosome 2, idAnaObli1_1.0, whole genome shotgun sequence genomic window:
- the LOC129239086 gene encoding uncharacterized protein LOC129239086, with protein sequence MNTKVVFSIFLTLVIILADLCTSIESRKVIFYNGQHTVQKSQLLSTQIMSKPCPVGRMRDHRNRCRRAIIFSRKPK encoded by the exons atgaatacaaaagtggtgttttcaatatttttgacgCTTGTCATAATTTTGGCCGATTTGTGTACATCGATCGAGTCCCGTAAAGTGATATTCTACAATGGCCAACATACCGTACAGAAAAGTCAATTGCTTTCCACACAAATAATGTCGAAGCCATGTCCAGTCGGTAGAATGCGAGATCATCGCAATCGTTGTAGGCGAGCCATTATATTTAGTAGAA aacCGAAATAG